The following are encoded in a window of Rubellicoccus peritrichatus genomic DNA:
- a CDS encoding substrate-binding domain-containing protein — translation MSFIEEARPPEDWHGDGILCALLDNPSIEQLVLKAKQPVVDISMSRIDIHLPRVVADNRQIGREAAQHLLQHNHEHFAWFCFRTDPVGKSRLAGFEEAIGHSVHNLTSRRSNLRQAVVNKLRKLSRPCAIFAKTDVDAAWILNVCIEEGFRIPDDFAIIGVDNNPLICDFLPAPLSSVNHDLEQLGYQAACLLQRLISGEDAPTEAIMIKPNGVTPRASTDSFAVSDDIVRNALIYMKERLHQAVGVSEIADAIGVSRRTLELHMSEVLDQSVHQKLMDLRLNQAERLLRYTSDTAEHIAAFTGFCHAQHLSKVFKKRFGEPPLRYRKRHRQTSI, via the coding sequence TTGAGTTTTATTGAAGAAGCGCGACCACCTGAAGACTGGCATGGAGATGGTATTCTCTGTGCTCTTTTGGATAATCCGTCTATCGAACAGCTTGTGCTCAAAGCAAAGCAGCCAGTCGTTGACATCTCAATGTCGCGAATCGACATTCACTTACCACGCGTTGTTGCCGATAACCGGCAAATTGGCAGAGAAGCGGCACAACACCTACTTCAGCATAACCACGAGCACTTCGCCTGGTTTTGTTTTCGCACCGACCCGGTTGGCAAGTCTCGCCTGGCTGGTTTTGAGGAGGCAATTGGACACAGCGTTCATAATTTGACTTCGCGTCGAAGCAATCTAAGGCAAGCTGTGGTTAATAAACTCCGCAAACTTTCTCGCCCTTGCGCCATCTTCGCCAAGACTGATGTTGATGCAGCCTGGATTCTGAACGTGTGTATTGAAGAGGGATTTCGAATACCTGACGATTTTGCGATTATCGGTGTAGATAACAACCCACTCATCTGCGATTTCCTTCCAGCCCCACTGTCTAGTGTGAACCATGACTTGGAACAACTCGGATATCAAGCGGCCTGTCTCCTGCAGCGTCTTATAAGCGGAGAAGATGCGCCAACCGAAGCAATAATGATCAAACCCAACGGAGTGACGCCCAGGGCGAGCACCGATAGTTTTGCGGTCAGCGATGATATTGTTCGTAATGCGCTGATCTACATGAAGGAGCGCCTTCACCAAGCAGTTGGCGTATCTGAGATCGCCGATGCAATTGGAGTTTCTCGGCGCACTTTGGAGCTACATATGAGCGAGGTTTTGGATCAAAGTGTGCATCAAAAACTCATGGATTTACGACTAAACCAAGCGGAGCGCCTACTGCGATACACGTCAGATACCGCTGAGCACATCGCTGCGTTCACTGGCTTTTGCCATGCCCAGCATCTGAGCAAAGTTTTCAAGAAGCGCTTCGGAGAACCTCCACTTCGCTATCGTAAAAGGCATCGTCAGACATCAATCTGA
- a CDS encoding ribbon-helix-helix domain-containing protein, with amino-acid sequence MGDERQRTCIVLPENLIKRIDKFVAQKNLSNRSEALEKALEEILPEEDETKLNEAE; translated from the coding sequence ATGGGCGATGAGAGACAGCGGACATGTATTGTCCTACCTGAAAATCTGATCAAGCGAATAGACAAATTTGTAGCACAGAAAAACCTTAGCAACAGGAGCGAAGCATTAGAAAAAGCTCTTGAGGAAATACTACCTGAAGAAGATGAAACGAAGCTTAACGAAGCTGAATAG
- a CDS encoding SGNH/GDSL hydrolase family protein, translated as MKQIPFKEKQTILFQGDSITDCERDKEDPDSLGRGYANMVAAFFNALHPEMRLRFVNRGISGNRVIDLKQRWHNDCIALRPSWVSIMIGINDVWRRYDSNDPTAVEAFENDYRKILSDTQQQIGAQLILCEPFVLPHPQDRVAWREDLDPKIQVVRKLAREHGALYVPLDGLFASSTMLREPEFWAEDGVHPTQAGHALIAHHWLTHVGAIKTVH; from the coding sequence ATGAAACAGATACCATTTAAGGAAAAGCAAACGATCCTTTTTCAAGGCGACTCAATCACCGACTGCGAGCGCGACAAAGAAGACCCAGATTCTCTCGGGCGTGGCTACGCCAACATGGTAGCAGCTTTCTTTAATGCGCTACACCCAGAGATGAGACTCCGCTTTGTCAATCGCGGCATAAGCGGCAATCGTGTCATCGACCTGAAGCAACGCTGGCACAATGATTGTATTGCTCTTCGTCCCAGTTGGGTCTCGATCATGATTGGGATCAATGATGTCTGGAGACGCTATGACAGTAACGATCCAACTGCAGTTGAAGCTTTTGAGAATGACTATCGTAAAATCCTGAGTGACACTCAGCAGCAAATCGGTGCACAACTAATCCTCTGCGAGCCTTTTGTTCTACCCCACCCTCAGGACCGTGTAGCATGGCGTGAAGATCTCGATCCAAAAATCCAGGTCGTGAGAAAATTAGCTCGTGAACACGGCGCACTCTATGTCCCACTTGATGGCCTTTTCGCATCATCTACGATGCTGCGCGAACCCGAATTCTGGGCAGAAGATGGTGTTCATCCCACACAAGCAGGCCATGCATTGATCGCTCATCATTGGCTGACACACGTTGGAGCAATTAAGACAGTGCACTGA
- a CDS encoding phage integrase N-terminal SAM-like domain-containing protein codes for MRSNFALSPEQKQLTRLAVAEAEGTGFNFLELVRIGKSHIGHSSVTGSGPTVSEVCDKWLLECLNRVRSGQPKPMSMETLEFYQDTIPGFLDQHGNKRIGELTRNDVVGYLEGLKLSVGSINCHHRAIRALFGYACSLEPPLIPINPAQKLKLRMPNATARKDYRAKDESGKPRILEFDDIVFILRGAKMNLRASAALGIFAGLRPHEIAPGGSKPAMTWERDINLSDRIITLTNVTSKGESGRILDGDSKHFDVIWEWLESIPKEMRKGPVCKIMPSSVTKRWKQLAGYANRGKTIRDWPHDAIRHTHCTYHVAYFADPAATAKNLGHRNQDMLYQNYQGMGITKAMASNLAELRP; via the coding sequence ATGAGAAGTAATTTCGCATTAAGTCCTGAACAAAAGCAGCTTACGCGCTTGGCGGTCGCTGAAGCTGAAGGAACGGGTTTTAACTTCCTTGAGCTTGTTCGAATAGGCAAGTCTCATATTGGGCATAGTTCTGTTACTGGGTCAGGTCCTACTGTGTCTGAAGTATGCGATAAATGGCTCCTGGAGTGCCTGAATCGCGTGAGATCGGGACAGCCTAAGCCCATGTCCATGGAAACCTTGGAATTCTACCAAGACACTATTCCGGGATTCCTGGATCAACACGGCAATAAGCGGATAGGCGAACTAACCCGCAATGACGTTGTAGGCTACTTGGAGGGACTGAAGCTGTCAGTTGGAAGCATCAACTGTCACCATCGGGCCATTAGGGCTTTGTTTGGATATGCTTGTAGTTTGGAGCCTCCCTTGATTCCGATCAACCCAGCCCAAAAGCTGAAGCTGAGGATGCCGAACGCAACGGCCCGCAAGGATTACAGAGCTAAGGATGAATCCGGGAAGCCTCGGATTCTTGAGTTTGACGACATAGTTTTCATCCTCAGGGGTGCCAAAATGAATCTTAGGGCATCGGCTGCTCTTGGAATCTTCGCAGGGTTGAGGCCGCATGAGATCGCGCCCGGTGGCAGCAAGCCCGCCATGACATGGGAACGTGACATCAATCTTTCTGACAGGATCATTACTTTAACAAATGTCACCAGCAAGGGGGAGAGCGGGCGCATACTCGACGGAGACAGCAAGCATTTCGATGTCATTTGGGAATGGCTAGAGTCGATTCCCAAAGAAATGAGAAAGGGTCCAGTTTGTAAAATAATGCCATCAAGCGTCACCAAGCGATGGAAGCAACTAGCGGGATATGCCAACAGGGGTAAAACTATTCGAGATTGGCCCCATGACGCTATTCGTCACACCCATTGCACCTATCACGTTGCTTACTTCGCTGATCCTGCAGCAACCGCCAAAAATTTGGGTCATCGAAACCAAGATATGTTGTATCAAAACTATCAGGGCATGGGTATTACAAAGGCGATGGCGTCAAACCTTGCTGAGTTGAGGCCGTGA
- a CDS encoding NRDE family protein: MCTATWWSDSARYELFFSRDERKDRSPGIEPKLHSKEGVKYICPRDPDGGGTWILVNEYGLTVSLLNQYPESPAPMKQPRISRGRLVELLASCRDIDSVTRKVELIDLAHYEGFLLMVIEPGNEGCLYRWDTHSLSIDAQAKASLPVTSSSFMSDEVIEARRKLFADMVAGNEDPSSEKLREFHHYSMPEAASHSVFMQRDDSETVSLCQIEVGPEAILMSYQPKQLGEKRFGQAVTVRLTPHACLV, translated from the coding sequence ATGTGTACGGCTACATGGTGGAGTGATTCTGCACGTTACGAGTTATTTTTTAGTCGTGACGAGCGTAAGGATCGATCCCCGGGGATTGAACCCAAGCTTCACTCCAAGGAAGGCGTTAAATACATATGCCCTCGTGATCCTGATGGTGGTGGTACATGGATTTTGGTTAACGAGTATGGCCTGACTGTCAGCTTGCTTAATCAATACCCTGAGAGCCCGGCTCCTATGAAGCAGCCGCGAATCAGCCGTGGGCGGCTGGTCGAACTGCTGGCATCTTGTCGGGATATCGATTCTGTGACACGCAAAGTCGAATTGATTGACCTTGCTCATTATGAAGGCTTTCTTCTGATGGTCATTGAGCCAGGAAATGAGGGCTGCTTGTACCGTTGGGATACACATTCTCTTAGTATTGATGCACAGGCTAAAGCCTCATTGCCGGTTACTTCTTCCTCTTTCATGAGCGACGAAGTCATCGAGGCACGACGGAAGCTCTTTGCTGACATGGTTGCGGGAAATGAAGATCCATCTTCTGAGAAGCTCCGTGAATTTCATCATTACTCCATGCCTGAAGCTGCTTCGCATTCAGTTTTTATGCAACGTGATGATTCTGAAACCGTCAGTCTCTGCCAAATTGAAGTTGGGCCCGAAGCTATTTTAATGTCTTACCAGCCCAAGCAACTTGGTGAGAAACGTTTTGGCCAAGCGGTTACAGTGAGGTTGACTCCTCATGCTTGCCTCGTCTGA
- a CDS encoding carbonic anhydrase, with protein MEPVTPSTALKKVFHGNNQFVQKQDHEKFEAYENEQHPSITLLTCCDSRVQGSVFGLDPIDQFFSIRNIGNQLTAATGSIDYGVRNLQTPLLLILGHTRCGAVKAAMGDYRNESMQIIQELNGLHISLMDVDSASDKEAAWLHAVEKNVDYQVELAQRRYAEEVNSGRLVIAGCVYDFVNLYGKNRGRVILRNLNGETNPQKIRDSEVLQSLDQEILKQIIIM; from the coding sequence ATGGAGCCTGTTACCCCCAGTACTGCACTTAAAAAGGTCTTTCACGGAAACAATCAATTTGTCCAAAAACAGGACCATGAAAAATTCGAGGCTTACGAAAATGAACAACACCCATCTATCACATTACTGACATGCTGTGACTCACGTGTTCAAGGCAGTGTTTTCGGTCTTGATCCGATTGATCAATTTTTCTCGATTCGCAACATCGGAAATCAACTGACTGCTGCCACCGGCTCAATTGACTATGGAGTACGCAATCTTCAAACACCTCTCCTGCTTATCCTTGGTCATACAAGATGTGGTGCGGTCAAAGCAGCAATGGGAGACTATAGAAATGAATCGATGCAGATCATTCAGGAGTTAAATGGCCTTCATATCTCCCTGATGGATGTCGACTCAGCCAGCGATAAAGAAGCAGCGTGGCTACATGCAGTGGAAAAGAACGTCGATTATCAAGTCGAACTTGCACAACGCCGCTACGCTGAGGAAGTAAACAGCGGTAGGCTGGTAATCGCAGGCTGTGTTTATGACTTTGTAAATCTCTACGGCAAAAATCGCGGACGGGTCATATTACGAAACCTGAATGGAGAGACAAATCCTCAGAAAATTCGTGATTCTGAAGTATTACAAAGTCTGGATCAGGAGATCCTTAAACAGATTATAATAATGTAA
- a CDS encoding DinB family protein — protein sequence MNGLLEDCYSILNQGASLLRRIPEEFYMRKHPDCFNSSIGGHIRHNLDHYWSLLRGYAGGEIDYDARARDTQVETNPSTAANASDDIAKALAALTDVDLERDVRVKMDTGSYALPEDEWSRSTVRRELQFLLSHTVHHYALIAVMCKRLGITLDKDFGVAPSTLKHNKTKV from the coding sequence ATGAACGGCCTTCTTGAAGATTGCTATTCGATCCTGAATCAGGGTGCATCACTGTTGCGCCGTATTCCGGAAGAGTTTTACATGCGGAAACATCCGGACTGTTTCAACAGCAGTATCGGTGGGCATATCCGGCATAATTTAGATCACTATTGGAGTCTTTTAAGAGGCTATGCAGGTGGTGAAATCGACTACGATGCCCGCGCTCGCGATACTCAGGTTGAGACCAATCCATCAACTGCTGCTAATGCCAGTGATGATATCGCGAAAGCACTTGCTGCGTTAACGGATGTGGATCTTGAGCGTGACGTCCGTGTGAAAATGGACACAGGCAGTTATGCACTTCCAGAGGATGAGTGGAGTCGTTCAACGGTTCGCCGCGAATTGCAGTTCCTTTTGAGTCATACTGTTCACCATTATGCTTTGATTGCAGTTATGTGCAAGCGTCTGGGAATTACGCTTGATAAAGACTTTGGAGTCGCTCCTTCGACTCTGAAGCACAACAAAACTAAGGTATAA
- a CDS encoding SDR family oxidoreductase, with product MKSLFDISGQVIVVTGATGTLAGEAARYLQRQAAKVVYLSRSQEKVDAAVEIAKCISDDYLGVVCDVLDQIALESAYAQIMDCWGRIDGLVNGAGGNLFGATIGPDQEVFDLNMNDYSKVLDLNLKGSVVPTLTFAKAFKKQKRGSVVNFSSMASPLAISRVLGYSNAKAGIDNFTRWMANELAQKYGDGVRVNAIAPGFFIANQNRALLQNTDGSYTERGQSVIDNTPFGRFGHTEEICGAIHYLLSGASSFVTGTVIPVDGGFSIYSGV from the coding sequence TTGAAATCTCTATTTGATATTTCCGGGCAAGTTATCGTCGTAACTGGTGCAACTGGAACACTTGCTGGCGAAGCTGCTCGATACCTCCAGCGACAAGCCGCCAAAGTCGTTTACCTGAGTCGCTCGCAGGAAAAAGTCGATGCTGCAGTGGAGATAGCAAAATGTATTTCCGATGACTATTTGGGAGTTGTCTGCGACGTGCTGGACCAGATTGCTCTGGAATCCGCCTATGCGCAGATAATGGATTGTTGGGGAAGAATTGATGGGTTGGTCAACGGTGCGGGCGGCAATCTATTCGGAGCAACCATCGGACCCGATCAGGAAGTGTTTGATTTGAACATGAATGATTACAGCAAGGTGCTGGATTTGAATTTAAAAGGTTCCGTTGTGCCGACCTTGACTTTCGCCAAGGCCTTCAAAAAGCAAAAACGAGGGAGTGTGGTAAACTTTTCTTCCATGGCTTCACCGCTTGCGATATCGCGTGTTTTAGGCTATTCGAACGCCAAAGCGGGAATTGATAACTTCACTCGCTGGATGGCTAATGAATTAGCGCAAAAATATGGAGATGGTGTTCGAGTTAACGCGATTGCTCCCGGTTTCTTTATTGCCAATCAGAATCGTGCTTTGCTCCAAAACACAGACGGCAGCTACACCGAACGAGGGCAATCGGTGATTGATAACACGCCATTCGGTCGCTTTGGGCATACCGAAGAAATCTGTGGCGCTATCCATTATTTGCTTTCAGGCGCATCGTCATTCGTCACAGGGACCGTAATCCCAGTAGATGGCGGTTTTTCGATTTATAGCGGGGTTTAA
- a CDS encoding alpha/beta fold hydrolase translates to MEKHSAARRSSLWLFLGGIFFLLLIASTIARFFVPSEGELGAGQKRIEVPEFDRDDETGKIVQIAYRDLPPLSGNPDAPVIVLIHGSPVGSVALKKVYPLLQEDARVIVPDLPGFGGSTIDIKDYSTRAGAYYTLALLDTLGIEQAYFVGYSMGGGVILNIADIAPQRVEGLVMGSAIGVQEHELLGDYTLNHGLHWFQLMGLWSLQNLFPHFGYMDHGILNVAYARNFYDTDQRPFRSIIEKYDGPMLILHGEQDRFVPPRAAAEHAMIAQKPEMHWLKGGHLQMLRDAESYVAPILNFVKAIESKTFDPQTNIADEIPQSVRDQGYGVMMVLLALGTQVAEDFSCIIGGVLASRGVLPYWAATVACAVGIFIGDMLLYLAGYFMGAPALKRAPLKWFVSEASVNRMAKWYHRRGALIILLARFVPGLRLPCYVAAGVLRIPLQKFLFYFIVAVFAWTPILVGIAYMVGDTVLNVMERYERFALLGLVLVFVLAWLFLRWIVPLLTWRGRRLVLSRWKRMTSWEFWPLWAMYIPIGLYITWHGLIKYRCAPLFTAVNPGIPNGGGLAGEAKSQILENLKGAGDTIARWVLLKKETSLEENLESLKTFINKEELSYPIVLKPDLGERGQGVAIVKKSEEARSYLEDCLGDTIAQEFVPGCEFGVFYYRYPGEETGHILGITDKRFPSITGDGASTLERLILMDNRAVCMAKFFLDKFENRLDDVLESGEKITLTDLGTHCRGSLFLDGSELSTPATLAAFDEISRHFDGFWFGRYDVRVPSETDLAKGKNIKVIELNGLSSEATYIYDPKHSYWFGLKTLAKQWRIAFKIASLNRKAGHKNLSTLQVFGLFFDYRSRDKFEA, encoded by the coding sequence ATGGAAAAGCATTCTGCGGCTCGGCGTAGTTCGTTATGGTTGTTCCTTGGAGGGATTTTTTTCTTACTGCTCATCGCCTCGACGATTGCCCGCTTTTTCGTTCCATCGGAAGGGGAGCTTGGCGCCGGCCAAAAACGTATTGAAGTTCCTGAATTTGATCGTGATGACGAAACCGGTAAGATAGTTCAGATTGCTTATCGGGATCTTCCACCGCTTTCGGGGAATCCTGATGCTCCAGTCATTGTTTTGATTCACGGAAGTCCGGTTGGGTCCGTGGCACTGAAGAAGGTGTATCCATTACTGCAAGAGGATGCCCGCGTCATTGTGCCGGACCTTCCGGGATTTGGTGGTTCGACAATAGATATTAAGGATTACTCCACCCGGGCAGGCGCATACTATACTTTGGCTTTGCTTGATACCCTTGGTATTGAGCAAGCCTACTTTGTGGGCTATAGCATGGGTGGAGGTGTGATACTCAATATTGCTGATATTGCCCCTCAGCGGGTCGAAGGTTTGGTCATGGGCTCGGCTATCGGAGTTCAGGAGCATGAATTATTAGGGGATTATACATTGAATCACGGACTGCATTGGTTTCAGCTCATGGGTTTGTGGTCCTTACAAAACCTGTTTCCACATTTTGGTTACATGGATCATGGTATCCTGAATGTAGCCTACGCACGTAACTTTTATGATACTGATCAGCGGCCTTTTCGCTCCATTATAGAAAAATACGACGGCCCGATGCTGATCCTGCATGGTGAGCAGGATAGATTTGTTCCTCCAAGAGCAGCTGCCGAGCATGCCATGATTGCACAGAAGCCGGAGATGCACTGGCTTAAAGGAGGGCATCTTCAAATGCTTCGTGATGCGGAATCTTACGTGGCTCCAATACTCAATTTTGTAAAGGCAATTGAGAGTAAGACCTTTGATCCTCAAACGAATATAGCGGACGAGATTCCTCAGTCCGTGCGTGATCAAGGTTATGGTGTCATGATGGTCTTGTTGGCACTTGGCACTCAAGTGGCCGAAGACTTCAGCTGTATCATTGGAGGTGTGCTTGCTTCGCGCGGTGTCTTGCCATACTGGGCTGCGACTGTGGCATGTGCTGTCGGTATTTTTATTGGCGATATGCTGCTTTACCTGGCAGGCTATTTTATGGGGGCACCGGCTTTGAAAAGAGCTCCACTCAAATGGTTTGTCTCCGAGGCTTCTGTCAATCGCATGGCCAAATGGTATCATCGGCGTGGGGCTTTGATCATTCTACTAGCACGTTTTGTTCCCGGGCTACGATTGCCTTGTTATGTCGCAGCGGGTGTTTTGAGAATACCGTTACAAAAGTTTCTTTTCTATTTTATTGTAGCTGTTTTTGCTTGGACACCAATCCTCGTTGGAATCGCTTACATGGTTGGTGATACGGTGCTCAACGTTATGGAGCGTTACGAACGCTTTGCCCTGCTTGGATTGGTCCTGGTCTTCGTCCTAGCCTGGTTATTCCTTCGTTGGATTGTCCCGTTATTAACCTGGCGGGGAAGGCGTTTGGTTCTTTCACGATGGAAGCGTATGACCAGCTGGGAGTTTTGGCCGCTTTGGGCCATGTACATTCCTATTGGATTATACATTACATGGCATGGCTTGATTAAGTATCGCTGCGCTCCGCTTTTCACAGCAGTCAATCCTGGCATTCCAAATGGCGGTGGTCTTGCGGGGGAAGCAAAATCACAAATTCTGGAAAACTTAAAAGGGGCAGGGGATACTATTGCGAGATGGGTGCTTTTGAAAAAAGAGACTTCTTTGGAAGAGAATCTCGAGTCCCTAAAAACTTTTATAAATAAGGAAGAGCTTTCCTATCCTATTGTGTTGAAGCCTGATCTTGGTGAACGAGGGCAAGGCGTTGCTATTGTTAAAAAGAGCGAAGAAGCCCGTTCTTATCTGGAGGATTGCCTTGGAGATACAATCGCCCAGGAGTTTGTTCCGGGATGCGAATTTGGAGTTTTCTATTATCGTTATCCGGGCGAAGAAACAGGACATATCCTGGGCATTACGGATAAACGTTTTCCAAGCATAACCGGCGATGGTGCCAGCACCCTTGAACGCCTGATCCTGATGGATAACCGAGCGGTTTGCATGGCAAAGTTCTTTCTCGATAAGTTTGAAAATCGATTGGATGATGTACTGGAGTCAGGTGAAAAGATTACTCTGACAGACTTGGGAACCCACTGTCGTGGTTCACTCTTTTTGGATGGGAGTGAGTTGTCCACGCCAGCCACATTGGCCGCGTTCGATGAAATCAGCAGGCACTTCGATGGCTTCTGGTTTGGGCGATATGATGTGCGTGTTCCCTCTGAGACTGACTTGGCGAAGGGAAAGAATATTAAAGTAATCGAGCTCAACGGACTTTCTTCGGAAGCAACTTATATCTATGATCCGAAGCATTCTTATTGGTTTGGTTTGAAGACCCTTGCCAAACAGTGGAGAATTGCCTTCAAAATTGCTTCACTGAATCGTAAGGCAGGGCACAAAAACCTTTCGACACTTCAAGTCTTTGGTTTGTTTTTCGACTATCGCAGTAGAGACAAGTTTGAGGCTTAA
- a CDS encoding helix-turn-helix transcriptional regulator gives MASDITPESLKEWRKEQKMTQTEMGSLMGWEKLVVTNIETGRRKISDAEQRLLKLLIHGELPFNAPVSDDVLEFDQDEWGLIHRMAQREGYSDAKDWIVSKIRAYLSMLPKQSEDIPAIEDLKPDPIPAIPGAASKPTYTLEEARRLAEAEAASRDDISEELYDQQQLENDRLYEEARKKKKGKQKSQKRFSA, from the coding sequence ATGGCATCCGATATTACACCTGAATCGCTTAAAGAATGGCGAAAAGAACAGAAGATGACCCAAACTGAAATGGGCTCTCTGATGGGCTGGGAAAAACTTGTCGTAACAAATATAGAGACCGGGAGACGAAAAATCAGTGACGCCGAACAAAGGCTGTTAAAATTGCTTATCCATGGCGAGTTACCCTTTAATGCACCTGTTTCAGATGACGTACTTGAATTCGATCAAGATGAGTGGGGATTAATCCATCGCATGGCACAAAGAGAGGGCTACAGTGATGCGAAGGATTGGATTGTAAGTAAAATTAGGGCTTACCTTTCGATGCTGCCTAAGCAGAGTGAGGATATACCAGCCATTGAAGACCTCAAACCCGACCCAATCCCAGCAATTCCAGGAGCCGCAAGTAAGCCGACTTACACGCTCGAAGAAGCGAGACGACTAGCTGAGGCCGAGGCTGCTTCTCGGGATGACATTTCGGAGGAGCTTTACGATCAACAACAACTTGAGAATGATCGTCTTTATGAGGAAGCTCGCAAAAAGAAGAAGGGTAAGCAGAAAAGTCAGAAACGGTTTTCAGCTTAG